Part of the Oncorhynchus tshawytscha isolate Ot180627B linkage group LG07, Otsh_v2.0, whole genome shotgun sequence genome, ctctcacatTTAGTCTCCTCTATTTAGGAGAGACTAGAGACACCGTTGACTCAGTCACCAGACCTAAATGTCCTTTTTAGAAAGGGGTCCTCTGCTCTTGTTAAATGGTCACattatattttagttatttagcagacgctcttatccagagcgacttagtgcATTTttcttaaaatagctaggtgggacaaccacatatcacagtcatagtaagtacaaagtagctatcagcaaagtcagtaagaaaaaataaaacattcaagGCTAATGTAAGGATAGTGTAAATGGGAAAAGTTGCTAAACTAATGTCAAAGAAAGACAGACCATACTTCACATATTTTGTAAAGATGTCCTTGGTTTGTCATTTCATGTCTCTCTTGTCACTGTGTTCTTCTACTGATCAACCTCCATTCATCTGCAGACCAGTCAGTCAGAGCGAGAGTATAACAGCCTGAAGGAGAATGTGCCCACTAGTGGTGTGGCTGTGGTAAGTACCTACATGTGTGCATGTGGTGCGTGTGAGAAAGTTGGTTTTGAGGTGGGTacgtgagagagcgagcgactgaGTGAACATGGTGAATCTTTGAGataaactgtgtttgtgtgtgaagatTAGTTAATTGGATAGGGGATCAGAGTTTAAGCAGGTACACACTGTAAACCAATCAAAGCTGATGTGCTGTGAGTAAATGAACATACAAGACTGAACATAGTCTCCTGAAATACCTGCTCTTAAACATGAATACACAGTGACAGTAAACTCTTTTTTTGTACTATTTTAAATGGATGAACAAGCTATACTGTTTTTTGGATTTCTATAACAaggttctctctttttttccactCAGAGCCAGGCTTTAGAGTCCTACAGCAGAAAAGTTGCTGTAGCAGAGACCAATGGTGAGTAAGCTttaatttccctccctccctcatctcgcATGATGTCAACCCCACAGCTCTTGGCTGGGGGCGCCAGGGACAGCGGGGCAACGGCTGCTCTTGCCTCTGATTGGTCCTCTGTATTCTAGGTTAAAGGGCAGAGAGGGGTGGAGTACCGACTGGGTCGTTACTCTGAGTTACTGCTCTGTGTCTAGTGAAAAGCCTGGctcctttaaaatatatatatatattgctctgCCCAGCTGTGACACTGACATCTGGAGTCAAGATGGAGTCCATGTAGTCTGACCGGTATGTTATGTGTTTGGTCTGTTTCAGGGGATGGCATGGACATATCTTCATCCTCAGTCCACAGTGACTTGCCCAAGGCAGCCTGGGTGAGTTCTCTCCATAGCCTCCATCACAACGACACGTACAACTGTAGTAACATGTATTAAATCAAGGAAATCCATATCAAATCTGACAGTAAgagtttttaaatttttaaatgtatttatccaTTACTGTTACTGACAACCACAATCCAGTGTATGAAAGGCAAATCCTTAATGTGTGTGTAGAAGTTCTGCCTTTCCGCGAGGGAGACGTGCATTACGTGCCTAAAGACAGTGTACCCGCTGGAGAGGCTGGTGGCCAACACCCAGATCTTCCACACCACCTGCTTCCGCTGTCTCCACTGCAACACCAAGCTCAGGTACTAGTAGGGATGCTCACTCACTACGGGACACTTCAAATAACGTTATATTGTAATTTTGTCAATGTCCTTTTTCATTCAAATGTCACATTCCAAAACATTTAGAAACCATTGGGGGGAAAGAAAAGAGAACATGTTAAAAATATTGTCTATCGTGCATGATAATTCTATCTTTTCAATATGCCATTTTAATTGGATTTAACCTAAGCTGAATCTATTGGAAAAACATTAGCTTTGAAATGTACATTTGTTTCAGTGACCGGTGTCTTGTCTGCATCTAGCTAatgtatgtttttgtatttctttgctGCCCTCTGCTGTTCAGCCTGGGGAGCTATGCCTCTCTAcacggtaaggtctactgcaAGCCCCACTTCAGCCAGCTGTTCAAGGCCAAAGGCAACTACGACGAGGGCTTTGGCCACCGCCCCCACAAGGACCTGTGGACGCCCCATGCCGAGGAAGAAGGAGTAGACCGGGTAGTGGAGATGAGGTCTACGGAGCGGGCAGAAAGAGCTGTGGTGGTGTCCCATCCAGCCGAGACACCACTCTCCCCAGCCAAGCAGTCCAGCCCCACGGTGGAGGAGTCTCCCCTGGCCAAGGTGACAGACCTGACTGCCTCTCATGAGACACACAGCCACATTTCCTCCACTGAGAAACTCTCCACTGCCGAGAAAATACCAGAGGCCCGCAGGCTTAGGGTTGCCTGGCCCCCTCCTGCTGACAGTGATGCTGGAGCCTCTCCTGCTCTGGAGGGTGGTGGTGTGGGCCGGCCCTGGAGGGCCAAGTGGCCTCCGGAGGGTGAGGTGTCATCGTCCACCCTGAGCCCCGACAGGGCCGAGCTGAAGAGCCTCAGGAGGAGCTCGTCTCTGAAGGAGCGCAGTCGGCCCTTCTCGGTGGCTCCCAGCCTCACCAACACCAATGCCCTGGGGCCACGGGAGCCCCGCCAGCCCCTCAAATCcctgatggagaggagggggtcgCTGGAGAACAGCTGCTCCACGCTTAAGGAACCAGAACCCCAactccagagggggagagaggaggagaaagaggggagcaAGCCCACACCGCCCAGCGGCAGTATGGTGAACGGAGAGATCAGCTGCGAGGAGGTGGAGAGTCTCCTGGCAACGCAGGACAAGAAAGAAGAGCCGATGAAGAAAGGAAAAGAAGCAGCAATGGAAGATGAAGAGGAAAGGGCTTCTTTAAAATGCAAAAGTGCCTCTCCAGACATCCTAGCATCTCCACCCCTGCAACACAACCGCAGTTCCCAGGACGTGGGCTtctgggagggggaggagggaggcgagggggagggggaggagggaggcgaAGGGGAGGGGGAACAGCTCACCATAGAGGAGATGATCAAGAGGAACCGCTATTatgaggaagatgaagaggaagATGACGTCTGAATAGACACTCAGCTCTGAATCAGACTGGATTTAGACTGGACACACCATGGACACACACCAACATATTATGTCCCTAGTACTCCCTGTCCAATTTATAAAACCCAGGGAGTTCTTAAGTGCAGGGACACAACAATTGTGATTTTTCTCTGTTTGGGTGTAATTTGTGATCATTTTGAGTGTTTGTTTCGTTCACAGTAGAAAAGTTAGCAATACATCACTTACACTACATTGAACCAAATAGCCTGATTTATTTGAGTGATTTCTGAGGGAGCCTGATAGAAGGGACTGGTAGATTGTAGAGAGTTGGATTAAAAACATTTAGTACCGTTTTGTATTTTTACGCTGGAAAGGCTGATCTGTGTCTTTTTTAAACTGGGAGTGAATACAGTTACGATCTTTATGatacacagccctgattggcGGATAGGATAcacagccctgattggtggaTAGGATCGTCTAGACCAGGGTTTcctaaactcggtcctggggcctccccctgggtgcacgttttggtttttgtcctagcactacacagctgattcaaataaccaactcatcatcaagctttaattatttgaatcagctgtgtagtgttagggcagaAAACAAAATATGCAACCAGGGTGGGCTCCAGTACTGAGTTTGGGAAAACCTGGTCTAGACCCTAGAGCAGGGGTAttaaactcttaccctacgaggtccggagcttgctggttttctgttctatctGATCATTAATTGTAGccggtctaaatcagtccctgattagaggggaacaatgaaaaactCAGTGGAACTAGCTTGGAGGTCCAGAGAAGAGTTTGAGGGCTCTAGAGCCTACCCCTTCAGAGTAGGACAATACATATTATGCAAATAAaagatgactggtcattggtcagaataatcTGATTGTGATGTAATGCTGTGGGCCAAAAACTACATCCCCCTTTTATCAAAAGCtgttacactaaaagggcattatcaacattttcacaatttcagtgtTATTTCGACCCCGTAGTGTGGAAATATCAATAAAATAGGGAAATCACGTttgactgcactgcccctttaagtgGGCTAGTACAAAGCACTGCCAGATGGATTCCAGGATCAGAGCTGCTTTAAATAATCACAAGCAGTCGCTTCATGGGTTTGATAGTACTTGATCTTGTAATATACCTTAAGAATCAAAAAAGGCTTGTGACAGAATGTGGTAATTTGATCCGGGATGACTAAACCAACAATGTACTATCTGTGATGTACGTTTGGGCCCTTTCCCTTCCTGGGTGTATATTTTTAGTTGTCCTTTGACACAGTGCCTGTTTTAAATTGTATAAAAAGCATCCTATTTTATAATGAATTTAGAAAACTGGGTAAATACAGATTATTATTTTTACCCTcaatgtttaatacttttttggggtCCTCCATAAAGTAATCTTGGAATTGTACGTCTTGAGATGtgtttgaaataaataaatggtcTATCATTGATACATCTGTTGTCTTGTTTCAGTACATGAACTAAGGCCGGGATTCAATACGATCGCCCTTGTAGCCAGCTTTGAAAGGCAATGTTTCTGCGTTTGCTGACATCACATTCATGGTGAATGCTGTAAATGTCAGCCCAATtgtaaattacctttaaatgtcagATCTGCGTTTATAGCGTGCTTAACTCAGTACAGTGTTATGATACTGATACTGTTCAAAGACCATCCACTGGCATTTTCTtcaagaaatctgcctccagaaataaaagtttctcccaagtgggtgtgacacctactcccattgcctgctgcactgctgcttggattccacctggcgatctgttcaccatctgccctggccagcacacacacactgttggggcgagtgactctgaactaacaatggctagccccaagtcgttatatacactgctcaaaaaattaaagggaacacttaaacaacacaatgtaactccaagtcaatcacacttctgtgaaatcaaactgtccacttaggaagcaacactgattgacaatacatttcacatgctgttgtgcaaatggaatagacaacagctggaaattataggcatttagcaagacacccccaataaaggagtggttctgcaggtggggaccacagaccacttctcagttcctatgcttcctggctgatgttttggtcacttttgaatgctggcggtgctttcactctagtggtagcatgagacggagtctacaacccacacaagtggctcaggtagtgcagctcatccaggatggcacatcaatgcgagatgtggcaagaagatttgctgtgtctgtcagcgtagtgtccagagcatggaggcgctaccaggagacaggctagtacatcaggagacgtggaggaggccgtaggagggcaacaacccagcagcaggaccgctaccttcgCCTTTGTgcgaggagcagcaggaggagcactgccagagccctgcaaaatgacctccagcaggccacaaatgtgcatgtgtctgctcaatcgggcagaaacagactccatgagggtggtatgagggcccgacgtccacaggtgggggttgtgcttacagcccaacaccgtgcaggacgtttggcatttgccagagaacaccaagattggcaaattcgccactggcgccctgtgctcttcacagatgaaagcaggttcacactgagcacatgtgacaaacgtgaccgtctggagacgccgtggagaacgttctgctgcctgcaacatcctccagcatgaccggtttggcattgggtcagtcatggtgtggggtggcatttctttggggggccgcacagccctccatgtgctcgccagaggtagcctgactgccattaggtaccgagatgagatcctcagaccccttgtgagaccatatgctggtgtggttggccctgggttcctcctaatgcaagacaatgctagaccttatgtagctggagtgtgtcagcagttcctgcaagaggaaggcattgatgctatggactggcccgcccgttccccagacctgaatccaattgagcacatctgggacatcgtctcgctccatccaccaacggcactttgcaccacagactgtccaggagttggcggatgctttagtccaggtctgggaggagatccctcaggagaccatccgccacctcatcaggagcatgcccaggcgttgtagggaggtcatacaggcacgtggaggccacacacactactgagcctcattttgacttgttttaaggacattacatcaaagttggatcagcctgtagtgtggttttccactttaattttgagtgtgactccaaatccagacctccataggttgatcaatttgatttccattgatactttttgtgtgattttgttgtcagcacattcaactatgtaaagaaaaaagtatttaataagaatatttcattcattcagatctaggatgtgttattttagtgttccctttatttttttgagcagtgtatattattttttgttgttgtgcattttgctatttgcctcatgactcctgca contains:
- the LOC112254689 gene encoding LIM domain and actin-binding protein 1 isoform X1, with translation MEGGSSFSRRSWASQSLRVTARELSLVSTRGKTNAIAERFSKYQRAAEESNAEKKKASVESLPSTLRSGNLSVLKKRWEQPGPRQDRPAPLSNGPPRARLSPSAIPKPTPLTEHLPPAKSPESLNTQGGQSTAFSRFQYPAAAAIAEEGQRGMEKKVQRPSEREEEKELMQVEDEVVPPSPCTPIEKPSVPLNSLKMMFEKGEGTKGKVRKGLHSSSSEDMDQRLGVLSPDRVVETTSLKERMAKYQSAATKKGPLAHTTSQSEREYNSLKENVPTSGVAVSQALESYSRKVAVAETNGDGMDISSSSVHSDLPKAAWKFCLSARETCITCLKTVYPLERLVANTQIFHTTCFRCLHCNTKLSLGSYASLHGKVYCKPHFSQLFKAKGNYDEGFGHRPHKDLWTPHAEEEGVDRVVEMRSTERAERAVVVSHPAETPLSPAKQSSPTVEESPLAKVTDLTASHETHSHISSTEKLSTAEKIPEARRLRVAWPPPADSDAGASPALEGGGVGRPWRAKWPPEGEVSSSTLSPDRAELKSLRRSSSLKERSRPFSVAPSLTNTNALGPREPRQPLKSLMERRGSLENSCSTLKEPEPQLQRGREEEKEGSKPTPPSGSMVNGEISCEEVESLLATQDKKEEPMKKGKEAAMEDEEERASLKCKSASPDILASPPLQHNRSSQDVGFWEGEEGGEGEGEEGGEGEGEQLTIEEMIKRNRYYEEDEEEDDV
- the LOC112254689 gene encoding LIM domain and actin-binding protein 1 isoform X4, yielding MQECKSVESLPSTLRSGNLSVLKKRWEQPGPRQDRPAPLSNGPPRARLSPSAIPKPTPLTEHLPPAKSPESLNTQGGQSTAFSRFQYPAAAAIAEEGQRGMEKKVQRPSEREEEKELMQVEDEVVPPSPCTPIEKPSVPLNSLKMMFEKGEGTKGKVRKGLHSSSSEDMDQRLGVLSPDRVVETTSLKERMAKYQSAATKKGPLAHTTSQSEREYNSLKENVPTSGVAVSQALESYSRKVAVAETNGDGMDISSSSVHSDLPKAAWKFCLSARETCITCLKTVYPLERLVANTQIFHTTCFRCLHCNTKLSLGSYASLHGKVYCKPHFSQLFKAKGNYDEGFGHRPHKDLWTPHAEEEGVDRVVEMRSTERAERAVVVSHPAETPLSPAKQSSPTVEESPLAKVTDLTASHETHSHISSTEKLSTAEKIPEARRLRVAWPPPADSDAGASPALEGGGVGRPWRAKWPPEGEVSSSTLSPDRAELKSLRRSSSLKERSRPFSVAPSLTNTNALGPREPRQPLKSLMERRGSLENSCSTLKEPEPQLQRGREEEKEGSKPTPPSGSMVNGEISCEEVESLLATQDKKEEPMKKGKEAAMEDEEERASLKCKSASPDILASPPLQHNRSSQDVGFWEGEEGGEGEGEEGGEGEGEQLTIEEMIKRNRYYEEDEEEDDV
- the LOC112254689 gene encoding LIM domain and actin-binding protein 1 isoform X3; protein product: MVEPICLAEQRTLCTFRKRESVESLPSTLRSGNLSVLKKRWEQPGPRQDRPAPLSNGPPRARLSPSAIPKPTPLTEHLPPAKSPESLNTQGGQSTAFSRFQYPAAAAIAEEGQRGMEKKVQRPSEREEEKELMQVEDEVVPPSPCTPIEKPSVPLNSLKMMFEKGEGTKGKVRKGLHSSSSEDMDQRLGVLSPDRVVETTSLKERMAKYQSAATKKGPLAHTTSQSEREYNSLKENVPTSGVAVSQALESYSRKVAVAETNGDGMDISSSSVHSDLPKAAWKFCLSARETCITCLKTVYPLERLVANTQIFHTTCFRCLHCNTKLSLGSYASLHGKVYCKPHFSQLFKAKGNYDEGFGHRPHKDLWTPHAEEEGVDRVVEMRSTERAERAVVVSHPAETPLSPAKQSSPTVEESPLAKVTDLTASHETHSHISSTEKLSTAEKIPEARRLRVAWPPPADSDAGASPALEGGGVGRPWRAKWPPEGEVSSSTLSPDRAELKSLRRSSSLKERSRPFSVAPSLTNTNALGPREPRQPLKSLMERRGSLENSCSTLKEPEPQLQRGREEEKEGSKPTPPSGSMVNGEISCEEVESLLATQDKKEEPMKKGKEAAMEDEEERASLKCKSASPDILASPPLQHNRSSQDVGFWEGEEGGEGEGEEGGEGEGEQLTIEEMIKRNRYYEEDEEEDDV
- the LOC112254689 gene encoding LIM domain and actin-binding protein 1 isoform X2, with product MEGGSSFSRRSWASQSLRVTARELSLVSTRGKTNAIAERFSKYQRAAEESNAEKKKASVESLPSTLRSGNLSVLKKRWEQPGPRQDRPAPLSNGPPRARLSPSAIPKPTPLTEHLPPAKSPESLNTQGGQSTAFSRFQYPAAAAIAEEGQRGMEKKVQRPSEREEEKELMQVEDEVVPPSPCTPIEKPSVPLNSLKMMFEKGEGTKGKVRKGLHSSSSEDMDQRLGVLSPDRVVETTSLKERMAKYQSAATKKGPLAHTTSQSEREYNSLKENVPTSGVAVSQALESYSRKVAVAETNGDGMDISSSSVHSDLPKAAWFCLSARETCITCLKTVYPLERLVANTQIFHTTCFRCLHCNTKLSLGSYASLHGKVYCKPHFSQLFKAKGNYDEGFGHRPHKDLWTPHAEEEGVDRVVEMRSTERAERAVVVSHPAETPLSPAKQSSPTVEESPLAKVTDLTASHETHSHISSTEKLSTAEKIPEARRLRVAWPPPADSDAGASPALEGGGVGRPWRAKWPPEGEVSSSTLSPDRAELKSLRRSSSLKERSRPFSVAPSLTNTNALGPREPRQPLKSLMERRGSLENSCSTLKEPEPQLQRGREEEKEGSKPTPPSGSMVNGEISCEEVESLLATQDKKEEPMKKGKEAAMEDEEERASLKCKSASPDILASPPLQHNRSSQDVGFWEGEEGGEGEGEEGGEGEGEQLTIEEMIKRNRYYEEDEEEDDV